AGTAGAAAATTATTTAAATATATTAAATGAAACAGGATTGGTGTGTTTAATTAAAGAAAACAAGTCGGGCAGTGGTTTGTTGAAAGCGACTGAAAAAATATATTTGGACAATTCCAATATTTATAAAGCAATAATAAATGAAATCGGATTTGAGTATAGAAAAGGCACCGTAAGAGAAATATTTTTCATAAAGATGCTGCAAAATTCAGGTGAAAAAGTCTATTATAGTAGAATTGGTGATTTCAATGTTCAGGGCTATAACTTTGAGATTGGTGGAAAAAGTAAGAAAAAAAAGCAAATTAAAGAAAGCTTACAGAATTCATATTTAGTAAAGGATGATATTGTTTTTCCAACAGAGAATGAAATTCCACTCTATTTATTTGGATTTTTGTATTAAAACACATAACAATGCAATTAAGTTGACCCGAAGGGCTCTGTTTGAAATTTAAATTTCTGTGCTTCGCATAAGGTTAGGCTGGCACCAAAATGAACCGGATAAAAACGCTGCCTGTCATTTTCAAATTTACATTCGGCCAACGGACGATGCGGGCGTTGATTAAAAGATTTTGCGTAAGGATTGGATTTTGCATTTAGTACAATATCTTAACCGGTATTCCGAATAGTCTCGGTTGTTTTTACCCGTGATCCAAGCGTTAACTGTATAAGACTATGAAATAAAATTTAAAGATCCGGCGGGAAATCAATTTTACGAATCTGTGCGATAATTTTATCAGCATCTTTTTTAGCAATAATTCTTAATACAAAGATAATGTTTTTTTCGATACCATAAAAAATACGATATGAATCACTATAGGTATCGGCACGCAGCCTGAAGCACGGGAATTTAAAACCTTTAATTTTTTTGATTTTATTTTTGAATTGAAAGGGTTCAGTTTCAAGAATGATTGTTTTATTGAGAATTTGTTTTTGAATTTGAACAGGAAGTTTTTTGAGTTCTTTGACAGCTCGTTTTGTGAATTCAATTCGAAAACTCATTAATCACTGCTCTCATCTAAGTCTTTCAACAGATCATGAATATTTGAGGTTTTCCCTGATTTGTATTCGGATTTAGCTGATTCGAATTCAGAGTTTACATCGATGTATTTTGCGAGAATAAAATCTTCCATATCTTCTTCCTGGAATTTCACCATCATTGCATAAGGATGACCGTTCCGTGTAATAATAATATCATCTTTTTCATTGGCAAGTTTGACATATTTTGAAGGAGAACGGCCTAATTCTTTAATATTTATAAATTGCATGTTTTTCTCCGAATTAAATTGTCAGTACAATTGTCAGTACAATATATACGTCTCGAATCTCGAAGTCAAGATCTTTTTGTTTACGATAAAAAATGACCTGGCAAATCAAAAAATGCATCAAAATCGAAACGTAACGAATCATGGTTGATTCACAGTTAATCCATGCATGAACACAGGAAAAACCAATGTAAAAAGTTTTA
The nucleotide sequence above comes from bacterium. Encoded proteins:
- a CDS encoding type II toxin-antitoxin system prevent-host-death family antitoxin, which encodes MQFINIKELGRSPSKYVKLANEKDDIIITRNGHPYAMMVKFQEEDMEDFILAKYIDVNSEFESAKSEYKSGKTSNIHDLLKDLDESSD
- a CDS encoding type II toxin-antitoxin system RelE/ParE family toxin; the encoded protein is MSFRIEFTKRAVKELKKLPVQIQKQILNKTIILETEPFQFKNKIKKIKGFKFPCFRLRADTYSDSYRIFYGIEKNIIFVLRIIAKKDADKIIAQIRKIDFPPDL